The Thermodesulfobacteriota bacterium nucleotide sequence ACGCCCTCGGGGAGTACGAGGCCACGGTAAGGCTCGACCCTGGTTTCGTTGAGGCAGTTAACAATATGGGTGTGATTTACAGGGAGAACGGGTCTTACGACATGGCCATAGGCACCTTCAAGAAGGCGCTTGAGATAGACGCCTACAACCCCGCCGTCAACTACAATATCGCGGTGGCCTATGACATGTCCGGCGATACGGAGATGGCACGGCGCCATTACACGACTTTTCTTTTTACCGCGCCCGCCTACTACGGCGGCCAGCTGAGGGATGCCCGCAGGCGCCTTATGGAGCTTAAGCGGTGAGGGGTGTTACCGGGGGGGGGGGGAGCTTGTCATTTTACAGCCTGCTATGGTATCGTATGGCCCGGATGCAGGGGAGGAGGTGGTGAATAAGATCAGGCCGCGCTACCTGTCCCAGATGCCCTTGCCCCTGTCGGGCCCCTCCTCATACGGGGAGGTGTCCACCGACGGGACCGCTTTACGTCTCTTCGCCGGGAAGGTGACGGAGCCGTAACTCTCCCGGAGTTCCTTGAGCGAGCGTTCCCTCAGGGTGGTCAGGGTCTTTATGATCTCGTCGAGCCGGACTTTGTCCGCGCCCGACCCGCCGAGCGCCTTTATCGAATCGATCTCTTCGGCGGTGTAGCTCTCTACCGACTCAAGGAGGTGTCTGGACCTTCTCGATCCCGGCTCCTCGGCCCAGCGCATGGCCTTTATCTCGGAGAGGGTCTTTTTCGACCTCCCGGTCGAGAGTTTCTGAAACGCGTCGGCCCCCGCGCGGTCCGGCAACCCCTTGGTCAGTTCACCGACCTCGGCAGCGAACGTCTCCACGGCATCCAGCGCGTCGGAAACCGTATCGCCACGGGCCTCGGGCGCAAGGGAAAGCGTGAGCAGTGCTGCGAGGATCAACCGTGCTTTCATAGTTATAAGTATATAACCCTATGGCCCGGCTGTCAAACCGATAATTAAGGTATTAATGAAAAAAGATAAAAAAACCCTCTTCATCATAGACGGCACCTCGTGGGTATACAGGGCCTACCACGCTATCCCGCACTTCTCGAACTCGAAGGGGCTCCCCACAAACGCCGTCTACGGCTTCACCCAGACCCTTAAGAAGCTCGTCTCCGACTACGGTCCCGACTACCTGGCCGTGGCCTTCGACGTAAAGGGCCCCACGTTCAGGCACGAGCTCTTCGAGGAGTACAAGCTGGAGAGGCCGCCCATGCCCGACGACCTGAGCCCCCAGATACCGTACATAAAGGATATCGTAAGGGCCTTCAACATACCGGTGTTGGAAAAAGAGGGCTACGAGGCCGACGACGTCCTGGCCACGCTCGCCGGCGAATTCGCCGGGCGGCTGAGGGTGGTCGTGGTCACGGGCGATAAGGACATGTTCCAGCTCGTGGGTCCCGACACGGTCGTCCTCGACCAGGCGAAGAAAAAGGAGTACGGCCCGGCTGAGGTGGAGGAGAAGTTCGGCGTCCCGCCCGAGCGCATAGTGGACCTTATGGGGCTAGCCGGGGACACGTCGGATAACATCCCCGGAGTGCCGGGGGTGGGTGTAAAGACCGCGGCGAAGCTCATAAAAGAGTTCGGGAGCTTCGATGGGGTATTTAAAGACGTAGACGCTGTTTCCGGTAAAAAGTTAAAGGAGAATCTTAAGGAATATAAGGAGCAGGCAATCCTCTCTCGGGAACTCGCCACACTCAAGTCGGACGTGCCGGTCGACTGCGACCTCGGGTTGCTTGAGCGTACCGGGCCGGACCTCTCCTCGCTCGAGCCGCTCCTCCGGGAACTCGAGTTCACGAAACTCATAAAGGAGTTTTCCCCGGATAAAAAGGGCGGGAATGATTGCACCCTCGTTCTTACGGAAGAGGAGTTGAAAGCCCTGGCCGCCTCCCTTGAAAAGGCGGAGTGCGTTGCCCTGGTCCCCGAGCCGGGGGGCAGGGGGGAGCCGCTTCGCGGGCTGGCGCTCTCGTTCGGAGAGGAGAGTTTTTACGTGCCCCTCGCTTATGGGGCGGATGACGCTTCGGAGAGCGGTCTGCCGGAAGAGGTGGTATTAAAGCACCTTAAAAAGCCTATCGAAGACGGCAAACTCAAGAAGGCGGCCCACGACGCAAAGGCCCTTTTCCTCGCCTTTACGCCTATGGGCATAAAGCCGGGCGGAGTAGTAATGGATACCTCCCTTGCCTCCTACCTCCTGAACCCGACCCGAGGGGGGGGGGGGAGGGGGGGGCACGACCTCGAGGCGGTTGCCTACGCATACCTCGGCTCGGCGCCAAAGGAGTTCTCTATCGAGGGGCTGGACCTGGAAAGCGCGGCGGAGGTGGCCGGGGACAAGGTTTCTACCGTCCTGGACCTTACCGGGGTGCTCGAAGAGAAGCTCGAAGAGGGGGGGCTTACGACACTCTTCCGTGATATCGAGCTCCCGCTTGCCGAGGTGCTCGCGGCGATGGAGCTCGCCGGGATAAAGGTGGACGGGGGGGCGCTCGCCGAGCTCTCAAAAGAAATGGAAAGGGAGCTCGGTGCGCTTGAAGCGGCGCTCTACAGCGCCGCCGGAGCGACCTTCAACATAAGCTCCCCCAAGCAGGTGGCAAAACTCCTCTTCGAGGAGCTGGGCTTAAAACCGCTGAAGAAGACCAAGACCGGTTACTCCACAGACGAGAGCGTACTCACGAGGCTCGCCGCCACCCACGAGGTGCCGGAGAAGATCTTAAGCTACAGGCAGCTCTCGAAGCTCAAGAGCACTTACGTGGACGGGCTGCTCGCCCTTATAGACCCCCGGACCGGCAGGGTCCACACCTCCTTTAACCAGACCGTCACGGCCACGGGAAGGCTTTCGAGCTCCGGGCCCAACCTCCAGAACATCCCCGTGAAGGGCGAGTTCGCCCCGAGGATAAGGGGGGCGTTCGTGGCGGAAAAAGGTTCTAGATTCCTCTCGGCCGACTACTCCCAGATAGAGCTCCGGCTCGTGGCCCACTTCTCCGGTGACCCGGTGCTCGTCGAGGCCTTCAGCCGGGACGAGGACGTCCATACGAGGACCGCGAGCGAGGTCTTCGGCATTATGCCCGGGCTCGTGACCCCGGAGATGAGGCGGAGGGCCAAGGCGATAAACTTCGGCATAATCTACGGCATGGGCGCCTACGGCCTCGCCGGAGAGCTCGGCATAAGCGTGTCGGAGGCCGGGAACTACATAGAGACCTACTTCGAGCGCTACGAAAAGGTCAGGGAGTTTATAGACGGGACCATAGAGGGGGCGGCGGAGCGGGGCTACACGGAGACCCTTTTCGGCCGCCGGAGATACATACCGGAACTCCGGAGCCCCAACGAGACGGTCGTAAGACTCGGGGAGCGGCTGGCCGTAAACACCCCGGTCCAGGGCTCGGCCGCGGACATAATAAAGGCCGCCATGATAAAGATACACCGCCGTATCGCCGAAGGCGGGTTCAACTCCAGGATGCTCCTCCAGATACACGACGAACTCGTCTTCGAGGTGCCGTCGAAGGAGGTAGTAGAGGTAGAGCCCCTTGTAAGGGAGGAGATGGAGGGGGTGGTCGGCCTCGACGTGCCGCTCGTGGTGAACGTAAAGCTTGGCAAGGATTGGAGAAAGGTCGGTTAGGCGGGCAAACCGCCGATTTGCCCGCCATGCTTCGTTGGCGGAGGATTTCGATCCTCAACGTATAACAATATACGTTTCCGGTACGAAATCCTCCCCCGCCTCGCCTGACAGGCAACTTGACGGTTTGGTCTGAGCCTGCCCTGAGCTTGTCGAAGGGTGACGCGCAGCAATTGTCCCTATTCCTATTTATTCCGAGGCATGTACCGGACTGAAGGTGTTTTAACACATAAGAGGCAAATAATTATGGACCCCGAGTTTCAGCCCAAACGATTACTAAAGTATGACGAGGAAGGAGTTATCAATGAGATAAAACGAGTATTATCTCAGCACTTTAATAATCAACTTCCTCAAATGAAAGATTTTTCTAAATACTCAAGGATTTCTTATTCTACAGTACTAAAGTACTTCGGGACATGGTCTAATGCGCTTGAAAAATCGGGGTATCGCTTTTCCGATGATGCTCTTCAAGACCTTAAAAAAGTAGCCGCTTTGAATAACGGAAAATTTTTTACGTACAAATTCTACAAAAAGAATGGCGGGCGATATAGTTCAAAAATGTTGAAGAAGTATTTAGGTTGTTCTGATTGGCAAACGCTACTAGAAAAAAATTTGTCCCTGAAGAAAATTAGAATAGTAAGAATAGTTACAGCACAAAGGAAAAGGAAATCATTGTTTACTGAAGAACAACTTTTTTTAGAGCTTGATAGAGTATGGAAAGAACTGGGAAGGCGGCCTACCTATACGGAATTCAGAAAAACAGGCAACATAGGCACAAAGGTTTATGAAAGAAGATTTGGATCATGGACAAAAGCAATAGAGTCGTTTTCTTTAAAATTTGGGTACTTCAATCAATCTAATGAGAATTGTAGGGTAACCTCTGAATTAGTATTAGCTGAATTAAAAAGTATCGCATCAAAAATTCCTTATCAA carries:
- a CDS encoding tetratricopeptide repeat protein, giving the protein ALGEYEATVRLDPGFVEAVNNMGVIYRENGSYDMAIGTFKKALEIDAYNPAVNYNIAVAYDMSGDTEMARRHYTTFLFTAPAYYGGQLRDARRRLMELKR
- the polA gene encoding DNA polymerase I — encoded protein: MKKDKKTLFIIDGTSWVYRAYHAIPHFSNSKGLPTNAVYGFTQTLKKLVSDYGPDYLAVAFDVKGPTFRHELFEEYKLERPPMPDDLSPQIPYIKDIVRAFNIPVLEKEGYEADDVLATLAGEFAGRLRVVVVTGDKDMFQLVGPDTVVLDQAKKKEYGPAEVEEKFGVPPERIVDLMGLAGDTSDNIPGVPGVGVKTAAKLIKEFGSFDGVFKDVDAVSGKKLKENLKEYKEQAILSRELATLKSDVPVDCDLGLLERTGPDLSSLEPLLRELEFTKLIKEFSPDKKGGNDCTLVLTEEELKALAASLEKAECVALVPEPGGRGEPLRGLALSFGEESFYVPLAYGADDASESGLPEEVVLKHLKKPIEDGKLKKAAHDAKALFLAFTPMGIKPGGVVMDTSLASYLLNPTRGGGGRGGHDLEAVAYAYLGSAPKEFSIEGLDLESAAEVAGDKVSTVLDLTGVLEEKLEEGGLTTLFRDIELPLAEVLAAMELAGIKVDGGALAELSKEMERELGALEAALYSAAGATFNISSPKQVAKLLFEELGLKPLKKTKTGYSTDESVLTRLAATHEVPEKILSYRQLSKLKSTYVDGLLALIDPRTGRVHTSFNQTVTATGRLSSSGPNLQNIPVKGEFAPRIRGAFVAEKGSRFLSADYSQIELRLVAHFSGDPVLVEAFSRDEDVHTRTASEVFGIMPGLVTPEMRRRAKAINFGIIYGMGAYGLAGELGISVSEAGNYIETYFERYEKVREFIDGTIEGAAERGYTETLFGRRRYIPELRSPNETVVRLGERLAVNTPVQGSAADIIKAAMIKIHRRIAEGGFNSRMLLQIHDELVFEVPSKEVVEVEPLVREEMEGVVGLDVPLVVNVKLGKDWRKVG
- a CDS encoding HNH endonuclease, producing MDPEFQPKRLLKYDEEGVINEIKRVLSQHFNNQLPQMKDFSKYSRISYSTVLKYFGTWSNALEKSGYRFSDDALQDLKKVAALNNGKFFTYKFYKKNGGRYSSKMLKKYLGCSDWQTLLEKNLSLKKIRIVRIVTAQRKRKSLFTEEQLFLELDRVWKELGRRPTYTEFRKTGNIGTKVYERRFGSWTKAIESFSLKFGYFNQSNENCRVTSELVLAELKSIASKIPYQRVKFDDYEKFGGVHSLSTFYNCFGSWAKAVQKIDRRAGVEKGLYSDEDMFSELQRIWEILGRQPKYREMGKSSSITASLYIQRFGSWIKAVHAFCKDRAEENERENEDVADNMSANKERIETIPDSENASSDKVETIVMSTPRQAPPKLRFKVMARDKFTCVTCGRGPKNESGVKLHVDHIHPYSKGGETVFKNLQTLCQKCNMGKSNLIFD